One part of the Bdellovibrio sp. KM01 genome encodes these proteins:
- a CDS encoding lipopolysaccharide assembly protein LapB yields MAVEVSNTDKVWLIKSSTRILGPFSVDEVATLLKSRQVSIIDEIRLPSGRWSYIRENQRFMDIVRSIREEQDNAPENTMTQSIPHNTTFTKTEPTVDPDEQTLTPVPNHSPQMKDVSFASERAVNKSAIPASGVSYGTSNDARVQNKIRQQSNVLRWAVMGVAAIAVLAIYVTLGHRDSTHNVNYDELISRAIRYKSVGLYDKSLQAYKAASSIKEPDLDTQIQMAPVLISEDRQTLQGRRILEKAIVQENRQRSELVDAYLGIAVSYMMDGDLKEAENTLQKAIGHEPFNISARLNLAIVEMKKGNYKEAMHKFEHVLSKDPTNVMALYGRSMAAMEVAKTSSDLSFLKPLVSDLQTVLKKTNLLRQELSLFLIYSYNLLGDVDAMNQAIVKFLNETPGVSNLYTHSLSVDWRFTQWDYLEKYCSEVYNKSVPSAELKAVRALCLMEVNRDTDADKLLREAVSEGPKDPYVLAAQAAYLKKTGRAPEALAVLKMPEVMSLPVRDRLVGDICMSTHDVNCAQAAFTKMYERNNTSAAALYGLAWVVIKRKDRNSAYNYVRAGLQSEPTFIPLLEMRDQLEAD; encoded by the coding sequence ATGGCGGTTGAGGTTTCAAATACAGATAAAGTATGGCTGATTAAATCCTCAACCAGGATCCTGGGGCCATTCTCTGTTGATGAAGTCGCAACGCTGCTGAAATCCCGTCAAGTATCGATCATCGATGAAATTCGTCTGCCTTCAGGTCGTTGGAGTTATATCCGCGAGAATCAACGGTTCATGGATATCGTGCGCAGCATTCGTGAAGAGCAGGATAATGCCCCTGAAAACACGATGACTCAGTCCATTCCGCACAACACGACGTTCACTAAAACTGAACCGACAGTTGATCCGGATGAACAAACACTGACTCCGGTTCCAAATCATTCTCCACAAATGAAAGATGTTTCATTTGCTTCTGAACGAGCCGTGAATAAATCCGCGATACCTGCATCAGGTGTCAGTTATGGAACTTCCAACGATGCTCGAGTTCAGAATAAAATCCGCCAGCAGAGCAACGTTCTTCGCTGGGCCGTGATGGGTGTGGCCGCGATTGCGGTTCTGGCAATCTATGTGACTTTGGGTCATCGCGATTCCACTCACAATGTAAATTACGATGAACTGATTTCCCGTGCGATTCGCTATAAGAGCGTGGGTCTTTACGATAAATCTTTGCAAGCCTATAAAGCCGCAAGCTCTATTAAAGAACCGGATTTAGATACCCAGATTCAAATGGCTCCGGTTCTTATTTCTGAAGACCGTCAAACTTTGCAGGGCCGTCGTATTTTGGAAAAAGCCATCGTCCAGGAAAACCGTCAGCGTTCAGAGCTGGTGGATGCTTATCTGGGAATTGCTGTTTCTTATATGATGGATGGTGATTTGAAAGAGGCCGAAAACACGTTACAAAAAGCCATCGGTCACGAGCCCTTTAATATTTCGGCTCGGTTGAACTTGGCCATCGTGGAAATGAAAAAAGGGAACTACAAAGAAGCCATGCACAAGTTTGAGCATGTACTTTCCAAAGATCCCACGAACGTGATGGCGTTATATGGTCGCTCCATGGCGGCCATGGAAGTCGCAAAAACTTCATCTGATTTAAGCTTCTTAAAACCATTGGTAAGTGATCTGCAAACTGTACTTAAGAAAACAAACTTGCTTCGTCAGGAGTTGAGTCTGTTCTTGATCTACTCTTACAACTTGCTGGGTGACGTGGATGCCATGAACCAGGCGATTGTGAAGTTCTTAAATGAAACTCCGGGGGTTTCTAATTTGTACACTCACTCTTTAAGCGTCGATTGGCGTTTTACTCAGTGGGACTACCTGGAAAAGTATTGCTCTGAAGTTTACAACAAAAGCGTACCTTCGGCAGAACTTAAAGCAGTTCGTGCGTTGTGTTTGATGGAAGTGAATCGCGATACGGATGCCGATAAACTTTTGCGTGAAGCGGTCTCCGAAGGACCTAAAGATCCTTATGTTCTTGCTGCTCAGGCCGCTTATTTGAAAAAAACGGGTCGTGCACCTGAGGCTTTGGCTGTTTTAAAAATGCCTGAAGTGATGAGCTTGCCAGTTCGTGATCGTCTTGTGGGTGATATCTGTATGTCCACTCATGACGTGAACTGTGCTCAAGCGGCCTTCACGAAAATGTACGAAAGAAATAACACCAGTGCGGCGGCTTTATACGGCTTGGCCTGGGTCGTGATTAAACGTAAAGACCGGAACTCTGCTTACAATTACGTGCGGGCCGGGTTGCAATCTGAACCAACGTTCATACCTCTGTTAGAGATGAGGGATCAACTGGAGGCTGATTAA